A stretch of DNA from Candidatus Bathyarchaeota archaeon:
TGGAGGAGAAGGTTGGAGGTTAAAACCTGCAACTTGGGTTCCTAAACCACTTTTGAAAATTAATAACAAAACTTTGATTGACCATCAGATTACTTGGCTTCGTTCACATGGTTTTGATAACATTATCGTAGCATCAAACCGTTCTGACCTAACTAAAGAGCCTGTTAAATATTCGATAGAAGAAGAAAGTCTAGGCACAGGTGGAGCAACACGCAAAGCTTTCCAAGACGTCAAAGGAAAAGTAGCATACGTAATGAATGTAGACGATCTCGTATTTTATGATCCCAACGAATTGTTTGATTATGCAGGAAAAGGAGCAGGGCTATTATTAGCTAAACCTCAAATTCCCTTTGGAAAAGTAACCTTAGCTAACGGTATAGATGTTATCCGTTTTCAGGCAAGACAAACCCTTGATTTTTACGTTAGCACTGGACATTACGTGTTCAAACGAAGTGTCGTAGAATCCCTGTTCCCTGAAACAGGAGATTTTGAATTTACAGCAATGCAACGAATAGCAGACAAAAAGTCACTTCAAGGATACACATACCATGGCATGTGGTTTACTCTGAACACAATGAAAGACCTAATGGATATTCGCAGATTCTTCAAAGAGTAAAGGGACAAGCATGAAAATTTTAGCTTTAATTGGCAGCCCCAGACAAGGGGGCAACACCGATTTGCTGGTAAACAGGCTGCTAGACGGAGCTAAATCAAATGGATACGATACCGAAAAGCTGTACTTGTATGATTACAACATTTCTTTGTGTACTGACTGCCGAAACTGCAAAAAAGGGGATTACGTTTGCTGCATCAACGATGAAATGTCAACGTTTTATGACGCCATGGAATCTGCAGATGTTATTGTTTTTGGTACTCCGATTTATTGGTATGGACCTACCGCGAAAATGAAAATGTTGATTGATCGTATGCGGCCATTTGTTGAGAACAAAAAGTTAGCAGGAAAACGTGCTGTTATCGTTTCTCCATCTGCGGAAGGACCAGTTGCATGTGAACCGATGCAGGACATGTTTGAACGAATGTTTGTATACATCAAGGTCAAACTTGCAGGTACAGTTTTTGGTAAAGCATACAATAAAGGCGATATTACAAAAGACCAAACAGAATTAGGCAAGGCTTACACTCTTGGAGCATCTTTGTAGGCACCTGTGTTCCAGGATTAACATTGTACATTAAGGTTTTTTGTGTAAAAAAGCTTGGGCTATGTAGCTTAGAATTTGTTGTTTGTTTTTGTTCTTTTTTGTTTACAGAAGACTGCAACGGTTAGTGTTACTGCTAGAACTAGCAACACCAAGGTTTGGGGGATTTCGGGGATAATTATTGGGGTTGGGTTGTCTAGGAAAGTTATATCGTTTCCTGTTGTTTGTATGACTATTGAACCAGAGTTTATTGTGCAGTAGGTTGTTACGTTTTTTGTTTCAAGGGTTTGTAAGGTTTCGTTATGAGGATGACCATATTTGTTGTTTAGTCCAGCGCTTATGATTGCGTATTTAGGGTTAGTTATATCAAGTAAAGTTTGGCTGGTTGCTGTTTTGCTTCCGTGGTGTCCAATTTTTAGGACATCACATTGAAGGCTGCTTACAGAGGAAATTAGCATGCTGTTCTCAGCTGGGGTTTCCGCGTCTCCAGTGAAAAGAAAGGATATGTTTCCGGTTTGAAGTTTGGTTACGATGCTGTTGTCGTTTTGGTGACTGAATTCAAGGGGCTGAACGGGGTTAAGGACGGTTAGGTTTGTGGTTTGTGTTAAGATGTAGATTTGTCCTCTTTGGGCTACAGTGAGATTATGAGGTTGTGCAGCTGAAACAAAGTTTGTGTATGTTGCAGAAGTGTAGGTTTGATTGTTATAAAGAACTGTGTCGATGGTAATGTTTGAGTTAAGTACGCCAACTAGGCCGCCGATGTGATCTTCGTGTGCATGGGTTGCGAGGACTAGATGAATGTGGGTTATGTTCAAATTTGCAAGGTAGTTCAATACAGTTTGAGTTGCTGATTTGGAACCAGCGTCAATGAGTACGTCTTTTTCGTGGGTGTCTATGAATATGCTGTCCCCTTGTCCCACATCGATAAAGTGTATAGTTACATTGGTTTCAGCCTCGGGGTAAGTTAATGGAATATTGTATGAAAACAATGCGAAAACAAGTATGACAATTAGGACGGTTTTTGTATTGTTCACTGGTTCAGTCGCTTCCATCCTTGTTTAGTTGGAGTTTCTGAATTGTTTTCAAAAACAGTTTTTTCTCCACATTTACAGATGGCATGAATTTTCATGGTTCCTTTACATGTTTTGTGCACTGAGCCTTTCAACACTTCAATTTTGGGTTTACAAGTAACGCTTTTTTGTACATAAAAAATGCCTAGCGGTCTTTTGCATTTCCCGCATCTAAGGGTTAACTGTTGTCCGCGTTGATGGTCAATCTTGCCCAAAACAAACACCGTTAACTACAGTAACAGGTCATACCTAAAAAGATTCAATCATAGACAAGATAAAATTTTTATGTTGCAGATAACCATCAAAAAATACGGTTTGATAATTGATTTTGGGATTTGTTTTTTTAAATAATCTATAATCCGGTTTAGGCTACGTTTTGTACCGGCAGTAAAATAAAGAAACTGTCAGGATTTGTCACTAAAATGTGGATTTCAATAATCTGACCGAAATGTTGTTAGAGGATTGTTTGAATTTTTACGGGTTTAGTTTTTGTTTTTGATAATATTGTTTCGAGTTCGTTGAAGTGCTTTAGTACCATCAATCCTTGTTCGGTTACATCGTAGACTATGTTTTTGTTTTTTAGGCTGTTTTCTACAATGAGTTCTTTTCGAACTAAAAATTTTAGGTGTTCTTTAAGGACACTGCAGTTTGTGTTGGTTTCATACATTAATTCAGTGAGTTTTAGGCTACGCTTTTGAGCCAAAATTTTTAAGATTTCTAAGTGGGTTTCCATTCTTGATCTGCGCATGTCCGTGGAACCTTCCTAATTATTTTTGTGAGATTTTTTTCATAACTTTCAGCCTAGAATAAAAAGCTGTTACAAGGTCGTCAACCAACATGTTTTGCATGTTTGGGTTTAAGTTTTGCATTTCAGTTTGGAAGGTCTGCATCATTACTGTTTTGATTTTTTCTCTGTTTTGAGTTAGTGCAGAGTTCATTTATTTGGGCTCCTAATTCTATCAACCAATCATGATTTTTTGTATATAATTAAATTATGAAAAAAAAATATTGATTAACAATCCATATATCTGATTTTAAAAATTAGATTTATTGTTATAAATAAAAAATTGATTCATTTCACGTAGGTTACTTTTTTTCGTTTTTGGTGCATTTTGGGCATTAAAGTTTTTTTTTAAAAAAAAAATCGGAACGATAAAATTTTGCCGAACTGTAATTATTTAGTTATTTAAGGTAATGGATTTTGTTTTAACAGGGGTCACATTGTTGAATTATAGAAAACTTGGATCTATCGAATGGAAGGTTTCTACTCTTGGATTTGGTTGTATGCGGTTGCCTGCCCGTAGAATTAACAGGTTGCGGGCTGATACTAAAAAGTCTGTAGATGTTATACGGTACGGAATTGACCAAGGAATTAATTACATTGATACTGCATGGCCATATCATCTAGGAGACAGCGAAAAAATTTTGGGGGAAGCCCTAAAAGAAGGCTATCGTGAACGGGTATTTTTGGTTACAAAGTTGCCCATGTTTATGGTTCGTAATGCAAAACATTTTGACAAGTACCTAACAAGTCAGATGAAACGTTTACAGACAGACTATTTGGATGGATATTTGTTTCATGCGTTAAGTTCCAGCTCATTTGAGAAACTAATAAAGTTAAATTTAATTAAAAAAATGGAAAAAGCCAAACAAGAAGGCTTTATTCACAGTATTGGTTTTTCGTTTCATGACACCTTGCCGGTTTTCAAACAAATTGTTGATTATTATCCATGGGACCTAACCCTTGTACAATACAATTACGTGGACACAAACGTGCAGGCTACAACGCAGGGCATAAAGTATGCTCACAGTAAAGACATTGCAGTCACGGTTATGGAGCCCCTCAAAGGTGGAACATTGGCAAATTTGCCGTCAGAAGCTCAAAAGATAATAGATTCAGCTCCAATTAAACGCAGTGCAGTAGATTGGGCGCTGCAGTTTGTGTGGAACATGCCTGAAGTTTCTGTTATTTTAAGCGGCATGAACACAAAAGAAATGATAGACCAGAATTGTACCAGTGCTGACCATTCGGGACCTAATTCGTTGACTGAACAGGACCTAAAAGTAGTAAGAAGGCTTGCTGAAGTTTACCGAGAAAAGCTGACTGTCCCGTGTACTGCATGTGGTTATTGCCTGCCATGTCCAGAAGGGGTTAATATTCCTCAAAATTTTGCTTGTTTAAACAATGTTTCTTTAGAAACCAGCCGCTTACGTCGAATAATGGCAAAACGAGCTTACAAAAAACTAGCCAACACAAAAGACAAGCTCAATAAAAACAACCTCAATGGAAACGCAAATCTTTGCATTCAATGCAATCAATGTGTACCAAAATGCCCCCAACAAATCAATATACCTCAACAATTAGAGACGGTCAAACAAAAACTAGGAAACGGTCTAATTTAATTCTTTAAAACAGTTGTAAACTATCAGGAAAATTTTTTTCTTAACATATACTCATTTGTCCCTGATTCATAGTGCCGCTTCTTTGAAGTGTAAAATGATTTCCATTATAATTTTGCAGAAGGTCAAGTCCAGTTTTCAAATTTCGGCAATCAGTTTCTTGTTTTTTATTGCATGGCTTTATTTTTTGCACAAATTTGGCAAACAGTCTTTTTTTGTTTGCGAGTTTTGTCAAATGCAACTGTTTCTCGTGAAGCCCGATAGGCATCATTATTCCATATTGCAAAAAATCCGTCTGTAAATGCATTTCCGAAACTCCATTTTTCGCTGTACACGCCACAACAGGGGAAAACGTTGCCGTCCCAGTTTATTACTGATCTAGTCCACAAAGATGAACAATCTTTGACAATTACATTTTTTCGTTTCCCTGAAGCTATAGAGTATGCAGAATATCGTTGGTCTTTGGGTAACCATTTTTTCACGTTTTCAAACTGAGATTTGGCGTCTAAAAAAAATCTTTGACTCATGTCACAAAGAAGTTTCGCCAACTCTAGGTAATCAACACCTACGTCTTCTGCTAACTGTTCCGCTTTAAGCAACTCTTTTTCGTTGAATTTTGTTACAAAAAACCTCCACTGCAACAAAGGCTTTCGAAGATTAAGAGCCCGTTTTTCTTTAATGATCTGTTTCAGGTTGCCAAACACTTTAATGAAATCGTTTCCGCGTTGATAAGTTTCAACAGTTTCTTGGCTTGCTCCATCCAAAGAAACCATCAACACGTTTAAGCCAGAATGCAATAGGTCATTGCAGATTTGGTCATCAAAAACGTTTAAGCTAGAACTAGTAGTCACAAAAATGTTGTGGCGTCTAGCATATCTTACCATTCTAAAAAAATCCTTGTTTAGAAAGGGTTCACCCCAATTGTACAACTCAAGTATTAATATGTAATCGGCGAGTTCATCAATTATTTTTTTATAGTTTTCAAAACTGAGAAAACCCTGAGGTAAACCTTGTTTTCGTTGTCCAGTTGGGCATAAAGAACAACGTAATGGGCAAAGGTTTCCAGTTTCGATTGTTAAGTAATATGGGAATCCTACAACATGTGCAGGCTTTAGTAACCGGTGTTGGAACTCAACTAGAAGAAAGTTAAGAATTGCCTTTGTTTTCCTTAGAATTCCAATCAAGTCTCGGGGCTGATCCTTAAGAAATAGTAAAAATATGCTGGACTCGTTTTTACCAAGCCTTAATTCTTTTGTACTCATTCTAAATAGACCCTTGGTCAGTTTTGTTACTATTGTTAACTTAAGTTTTTTTTATCCCATTATTTTTGATGATAGGTCATCTGCCGTATTGATTAACCATGCTTCATTCGATATTGGGGTTACCGGGGAGCCGTAGTTTTTTTCTTTGTGGTGGCTAGCAATAATGTGGATTAGTTGGTCAAGTTGCGAACCATTGATGTATTGGCTAGCTAGTTTTATTCCGTTTACTATGTGGTCGTGTTCTGCGATTATAGGCAGGGTATCTATTGCGCCGTCTACAAACTGGTAGCAGTTGATTTTTCCTATGTCATGCAAAATGCTACCTACAATTACTAAATCTGGATTTATTCGAATGCCGTCATCAAAAGTGTTTATCATGCCAAAACACAGCTCAATTATCTGTACGGTGTGCTCTAACAAACCGTGTTTGTATGCATGATGGAACCGTTTAGCTCCGGGGCATTCAAAATAGTATGGAAAATCTGACAATAATTGTTCAATATTGCTTCGTAGGTTCGGATCTCTGATTTGGCGGATATAATCTGACAGTTGTTGTTTTAGCTGCTCTACAGATTTTGAGGGTTGGCATTTCATTTTTCTTTCAGATAAGCGTTTGATTCCGTCGTGTCCGATGTACCAGTATTTTTGGTCCCAATCAAAACGCAGGTTGTATTTTTGTTTAAGTTGTTCTTTTAATGTTGATAGATTGTTTAGAATCCTTGGTACTTGTTCAATCAGAATTAGTCTGCTGCCTCGTTTTTCAAATCGTAAGTTGTGTTCTTGTACCAGCAGATTCAAGCTTGCCAAATTCTCTTCAAAGAACATGCTTTGTTTCACTCTGCACAAAATACGACAAACTAGTTTTAGTAGTTTGCCGGTAAAATAAAGAAACGAGGACCAAAAATGCAAAACAACAAGTCATCTGACATTAACAAATGGACAGACGAAAAACATGTCAATAATTACCTTGAAAAAATGGCAGACAATGTTCCGCACAAGAAAGAAGCCCTGTCTGTTTTGTTGGAACAAATCCCATCTAACGTAACTCATGTTTTGGATTTGGGCACAGGGGATGGCAGATTACTGTGGATGGTTTTGCAGTTAAACCCAAAAGCAAAGGGTGTAGCACTAGACTTTTCTGACCCTATGCTAAAGCGTGCCCGGAAACGGTTTGAAAACAACAATTCAGTTGAAATAGTAAAGCACGACCTAAACTTGCCTTTGCCCCTAAACCTTTGGAAAAAGTTTGATTTGGTTATTTCAGGGCTGGCTATTCATCATCTATTTGATGAACGCAAAAAACAATTGTACACAGAAATTTTTGAACTCCTCAAACCCAACGGCGTTTTTCTTAACATGGAACATGTAGCCTCTGCAACTCCCGAGTTGCACCAAAAATTCTTAACAGCAGTAGGGTTAACCCCTGAAACAGACGATCCCTCAAACAAGCTCTTAGATGTACACACCCAACTAGAATGGCTCAAACAAATCGGATACACCCAAGTCGACTGCCAATACAAATGGCTAGAAATCGCAATACTAACAGCAACAAAACCATAATAATGCAATTAAATCTATTTTTGTTGGGAGTTTTTGGCGAATCTACCATCGTCTCGTGTTGAAGGCAATTTGTTGATGTTTTTGGTCAGCCAGCCTATTTTTTCTGTGTTTCTGTGGTCAAAACTGGCTACGTAAGGTTTGATGTCTAACAAGGGGGTTCGTTTACCATGTTGACGTCTTGTATGTGGAGAATGTTTTTTTCAATTTTCATTAATCTTACTATTGAAATTCCAACAGGGTTGGGCCGAGAAGGACCACGGGTAGAAAACAGTCCGTGAAGTTTTTTGTCTAAAAAGGGTTTGCCTTGCAAAGAATATGGTTTAGCCAAATGGAAATGGTATATTAAAATCAGGTGAGAAAAGCCATCAAGGTCTTTTAATCCCTTTGTGTACTTTGGGTGTACTTCGATGGTTCCTTTTACTCCTTTGGCGGCAGCAGATTGTATCGAAACATCCTGAGGTTTGTCAAAAGGAGAGTGTACAACACAGGTTCAAAAATTGGTTTTGTTGTCCTTTAATTTTCAAGAAAAAAGACCTTTTTCAACAAAATATCCTTTAGTCAATTTTATGCAAATAAGTGCTAATCCACATATTATTAGAATAATACTTATAGTGAACTTGTCTGTCTCTCTGTTGGAAGCGTCGTCTGTTTCTGGAAATATTACTCCGGTTGGAATGCGCGAAGACTCTGTACCCATATTAGTTATGTGCACAGTAAATTCACCGCGTTCAGTGAAGTTAATTCGATTCGAGTAAGGAGTAACAACATCTTTTTCGAGTAACGTTTGGTTTCTTGGACCCTGCACAACCAAGTGAACATGTAAAACAATTGAGTCATCCATACCTAGTTCGGGGGGCATGCTGCTACCTGTTTGTAAAGTAGATCCTATAGTTAGATTTCCGGTACCAACTGGTGCTATATGGATGCTGAGGTTTAGTGTTTCGCTTGGTTCAACGTCTCCTAAAGAGGTAATTGAATAACGTGGAACATGGCTTGACCACGAATTTAGCAATACGACTAATCCAACGATGAGCACAATTAAACCCAGTCTTGAAATTTTCATTCTCGGACTTCAAACCTCCGGACAAAATAAACGAAACTTGGAAAAACGAGTATAAGGGCGTAGATAACTGTTAAAGTTGCAAAAATCCATATTGGCAAACTGCTCTCGAATGAGCCTGGAGGATATCTGACCCCAATTGTCCGGTCGAGAAGGACAAGTGGTGCTTTATAGGGGGTCAAAAAAAGAAACCCAGCTGTATTTCCGATAGTTTGTGTGTCTAAGGTGGTTATAAACCAAAAGAAAAAACCCGCGAGCATAGCTGTCAACGCCGACGGAATAGTGCGCTTAAGCATCAATGAAATTAACGTTGCTAACCCACCATAAAAAAGCAATGATAAAAAGGCAATAGGTAAGGCAACTATCGAAAATTGAATAACAAGAACAGGATTTGAGTAATAATTAAGCATTGAGAAAAAAAGGATAAAGCCCCACGAAAGAAATGTTAATGGAAGAATCACCGCTAGAAATTTCGTTGCGAATAGTGAGGAACGAGATATGGGTAAAGACAACATCGATTGCAATAACCCTTGTTCATAATCTCTTGCAAAGGACAGCGACATTAGAATAGAGCATAATATGATAAGAGGTTGCATCTGTCGGCTCATGATGGCGCTTACCCCATTAACTATCAATTCTTGAAATCCAAGTTGTGATTGGCTTTGAGCTCCTACCCAAACTAAAGTTTGGATTCCAGAAAATGATATTACAGCTAGCAAGACAACCGCTAGTTCCAAGATGGGTCTACTCCAGACTTTCTTCACCTCTGCTTTAAAAAAAGCTAAACTAGAGTTAACTCTCGCTGATTTTCTCATCTGAATCCTCCTCAATAACTGATTTAAAAACTGACTCTAAATCTTCCTTCAAAACTTTTACTTCATCTAGAGAAGCATGTGCTTGAGATATGAGCAAGGGTAAACGTTGCTTGAAATATTTAACATCGTTTACGGTAACGTATAAAGAAACTCCATTCATCGACAGTGTTTCGACATATTTTTCACGTTCGAGGAGCTTCAGTAACGAATCAGCTGGCTGTACGTTTACCACAAAAGTCTTAGAGGTTTTCTCACCAAGCATCTGTTCTATTGTACCCTCACGAATTTTCTGACCTTTATTCATCAAAACAAAATTGTCGCAGACTCTTTCCAATTCAGGTAATATGTGGCTTGAAATTAGAAATGAAACTCCATTTTTGCTGAGGTCTTTTATCACGTTCAGTAGTTTGGTGCGTCCCAGCGGGTCAAGATTTGATGTAGGTTCATCTAGAATTACAAGTTCAGGTTCACCTAAAAGCGCTTGCGCAAACCCAAGCCTCTGTCGCATACCTGCAGAATATCCACCAGTTTTTCTGCTTTGAGCATCTCTTTCAAGTTCAACAAGTCTTAAAACTCTTTTAATTTCAATTGAAGGATTAGAAATTCCTTTCAACTTAGCAATTAAACTGAGTTGGTCAAAGCCTGATAGGCTATCATAAAAGGCGCTTTTCTCATACAGAATACCAATTCGGCGTCGTATTTCCAAGGATTCTTTCCAGCAATTTAATCCAAACATATCTGCATTCCCAGTATCAGGCTTGATTAGCCCTAAACTCAGTCGTATCGTGGTTGTTTTACCAGCCCCGTTTGGACCTATGAGGCCATTAATCCCGGGGTATATCTTAAAACTAAGACCTCTTAGTGCCTGAGTTGAACCAAACTGTTTTGTTACTGACTCAAATTCACCAAGAACTTTGGAGCTAATTGCGTTCACCGCCTTTTTTAGATTTTGAAGTAAACAGTTTTCTGTGCTTTTCAGTTCTAACGCTACTACGAGATTTTTTCTTGGTGCGTTTGTAAACTAATACAGCAAAACCACAAAATACGGTAATTCCAGAAATAATTACAATTGTCCATATGAGAAGTTGATTGCTAATCAATTCAAAATCTAAGTTTTCTGAATATGAAATCAAATCGAAGGTTCCTCCCTGTATAAAATCTATGGACATTTTATCCAGAAGAACATCAGTGAGTTGCCCTACAGCCATATTGATTATGCCTGTTTTTGGGTCAAAACCTATCAACATGTGTCCTCCCGGCGTTGCAGATGAATTAGCTAGAACATCAGCCGAAATTACTTTTGAAATTACCTTGTAATCACCGATTGCTGTTAGAGGTTTACCTGTTTTCCAAACAGTTCCCTCTAGGGTTCGCCGTTCTGTTTGGTAAAGTCGAATAACATCTCCATCTATTAATAAATCTGGATCGATGAAAAAAATTGATGAAATCGAATCTATCATTAGTCTTCCATTTGAGATTGTTGCATTTTCAGTAGTCTCAATAAAAAAGGTCTCGAAATTAACAGATAAAGTGACCAAATATTGATCTCCACTTGTTTGATCCATCGAAAATGTTAATGACATATTCTTTGAAGTTAATGCATTACCATCGAAAAACACCAAAAGGAATGAGTCGTTTTCGTTTTGTAATTGACCCTTAAGCTGGACATAAAATGATGCGGGTAACTCAACTGAAGAACAGTGAACTATAACTGGAACAAAAATAAAAGAAAGAAAAAGGGAGGAAACTAGGCAACCCCTGAATAATCGTCTTACTATTAGCGAGTTCATATTGATCACAATACTTTGAAATATCCGCCTGTTGGCTCAGGGTCATACTGTGGATAGGACCATGATTCAGCTTCAGCATCCCATGTATCAAGCCATGAAGTATACCTCACTGTTACCCGTTCCCGTATGTTCATAGTATTCGTTTCATGAACGTAACCTAAACGGGTTGCAGTAACATCCCCGTTTGCCCAATAGGAATGCCATGCTTGAGATTCAGGATAATCTATTGTGTCCTGTGGTGTAGTGAACCATACCTCAACATAAGCAGCACAACCCCAAGTCGCGCCACCGCCTGAATGTGGAACGTACCAATATCCTGTTCCTGCATTAACGGGAATACACATCATGCATACTATAGCGAAAGTTATACTGGTGCATGAAGTAAACAGTAAAGGGTTTAGTTTTTTCATTTTATTTTCACCTCTTTTTTGTTGGTGACTTTTAGTCTGATATAAATGAACAAAAGCGTTTATCCAATTCAGACCCAATTCAGACCCAGCCTTGACTCAAATTTGAACTCGTACAACTTTCCACCCGATTCATGGGAGGAGCCACTAACAGAATCAACGTCTATACTATGCTGTTCATCTAATTCTTTATTATCATCCGAAGAAAGTCTTCTTATTATTTCTTTACCGTTGTGGGACAATCTGTAATATTTTATATTTCCAAAACTCGAGTTTTTAACCATACGATCTTTCATTAAGCGCTGAAGATGCCGCTGGACAGTCCACCAGTCAAGTTTTACATCTCGTGCTATTTGACTACAGTTTTTTGGTTGACAATGTAGTGATTTCATAATATTTCTTCGCGATTTAGCCCCTCGAGAAAGCGTTAATAATATCTGAATTCGTTCATTTTCATCATTTTCAGGATTTGTCAACAAACACACCCAAACATTTAAAAAATTATTTTAGTGATGATTTTTTTCATTTTCTTTGAAGATTCTAAATTTTTCTTTTTCTGCCCATTTATATCCGTGTTAAACAATAATACGATAATCCGCGTCCCCACGTGATAACTGCTATTACTATTTCGACGTAATTTATAAATTTTTTGCAAAAAAATGAATTCTAAAATACTTCTTATCTAAATTTTTGCAAAAAATTTACCATCAAATGTAAAACATGTTTTGTTGATGTTGAAATTCTGATGGATAATCATAAACAAGCAGGAATTAGTAAAAAGACGGCACAATAACCAAACCAACAAAAACTGAAACAGTAAACACTAACTCCAAAAGGTTCACACTTCTGTGCAGCATATTAGTTTACATATATATGATTGGGACATTGGTGCCTGTTTGGTGTTTTTGCCAGTTCAGGGTGCGGGTTGGATGATTTTTCCGCAGTTTGAACAGTGGAAGTGTTTTATGGCGTTTTGGCTGTTGTAGCCCGAGATTTTTGCGGTTTTTATGGGGGAATGTATAGTTGCAGTTTTTACATGCGTAAGCGGAGTTTTTTTGCAAATTTAGCTCTTGTAAAATTTTATTACGTTTTTTGCTACGGTTTTTGGGATACCTTGTTGTATTAGTTGGTTGTATAGTTTTATTGTGTCTTTGCAGGTAATCTTTATCAGTTTTGCGCCCAAATTTCATGGCACACACCTCACGGGCGCAGTCTCGCCCAAACCCACCAGCCGCACCTAATGGATTCCGTCACAAACATGGTCACACTGCGATAACCCAAATCACTGCTACCCTTAACCAACCCCTTAACCTTATCATACAACCCCAACGAAACATTCACCGAATAATAACCCTTAACAGGCATCTTTTTTCCCTTGTATTTACTGTGTAACTGTCAGTTGTATTCTTTCCTTTTTTCCTTCTTTCATTCCAATTATTCTTTACCTTCTTTTCCTTCAAAATAAAACAGGTACAACATCATGCCGGACCAAATCATCAAAAGTAAGCAAAATCACATCCAACCGACAAGTAACAATCCCCAAAGAAATCATGAAACGCCTCAAACTAAAAACAGGCGACAAAATAGTCTGGATACAACAAAACAACAACATCACAATCAAAAAAGGAAAAATAATATCTGAAGAGTAAACAG
This window harbors:
- a CDS encoding ABC transporter ATP-binding protein: MNAISSKVLGEFESVTKQFGSTQALRGLSFKIYPGINGLIGPNGAGKTTTIRLSLGLIKPDTGNADMFGLNCWKESLEIRRRIGILYEKSAFYDSLSGFDQLSLIAKLKGISNPSIEIKRVLRLVELERDAQSRKTGGYSAGMRQRLGFAQALLGEPELVILDEPTSNLDPLGRTKLLNVIKDLSKNGVSFLISSHILPELERVCDNFVLMNKGQKIREGTIEQMLGEKTSKTFVVNVQPADSLLKLLEREKYVETLSMNGVSLYVTVNDVKYFKQRLPLLISQAHASLDEVKVLKEDLESVFKSVIEEDSDEKISES
- a CDS encoding winged helix-turn-helix transcriptional regulator gives rise to the protein MTNPENDENERIQILLTLSRGAKSRRNIMKSLHCQPKNCSQIARDVKLDWWTVQRHLQRLMKDRMVKNSSFGNIKYYRLSHNGKEIIRRLSSDDNKELDEQHSIDVDSVSGSSHESGGKLYEFKFESRLGLNWV
- a CDS encoding AbrB/MazE/SpoVT family DNA-binding domain-containing protein; translated protein: MYCVTVSCILSFFPSFIPIILYLLFLQNKTGTTSCRTKSSKVSKITSNRQVTIPKEIMKRLKLKTGDKIVWIQQNNNITIKKGKIISEE